The following DNA comes from Miscanthus floridulus cultivar M001 chromosome 5, ASM1932011v1, whole genome shotgun sequence.
TTATGACCATTTTGGGCAAACAAAGTTTGATGCTTAAAGGCTACAAAAAAATCATAACAAAATATACACATAATTTCATGCTAATCAAAACGTACAATTAAATTAAAGAAATAGAGCACACAGGATTTCGGCAGGAAAACCCAACCACAAACTATAACCAAAGAAGTATAGATCACCGGATTGTTTGCGGCGAGCCCCCCATCAATAACGTTGAAGCTACGTGATGAACCAGTGTGATAATCCACAGTTTCAAAATAGTGTGCAGGGAGAACTGTTGGTGCTGCAGATGTGCCAATACACACATCAGCAAGACGAGCATTCATCAAGGTATTAGATTTCGCCTGCACCGCAACCAAAAAGTTTAGTTCACCCTAAAGAAATCAATGGAAGCTATCCCATGCACCAAGTTTAGAAATAGAACCTTGAATGTGCTGAATATTGTTGGCTTAACACACTTATAACATCAAACGTAGGAATAACAACATTTGTCATTGTTTCTTTCACTCTCGTATTGCCCAGCAAATCATTGGTCATTTTGTGCAGGTACTTTCCATCATATTTTGGCCCAATTATCATCTTAATTATTTGTAGGATCTTGAGGAACCAGCCAAAAAATTCCAGTTCTGGTTGCAACACCAGAACGAGTAAGGTGAAGTATTTTCATATATAATTTTATAGATATAGTACTGAGATTCACTTGTACATAaacaatttattaaaaaaatgagCAGTATAAGATGGAAAATCGTACAAATATTTATTATAAGTGCCATGATTAACAGTAGCCTCTTAACCATACAAACCTGCATGGAAAGATGCGAGGACCATGTTTGAGGTAGAATGGCAGAATATCCTTGGCCTCATAGCATGGTTGCTTAGCATTACTCAGTGATGGAGCTGCTAGCATAGCAGTAATAATACCACCTGTGCTTGTGCCAGCGATGACATCAAAGTAGTTAGCTATGCGTGCGTTGCTCCCATCAAGCTCCTAAAAAGGTAAGAGAACACCAACGAATAAATGGCCCTCAAACTTGCATGTGTGCATAGAGAAGATGTCAGTTACCTAAGCAGATAAAATTTCAACTTCCGGTGTCCGGTGATCAAAACTATGTTATGTCGATAATAGTGACGATGTGAGAAAAACTGCTAAGCTATATACACAGTAAACATGTAGAATTTACCTGAAGTTTAGACTCAAGGAATGCAAGGAAGGTAGCAGGGATGATACCCTTAACCCCACCACCATCGATACTCAAGACAGTGATCAGGTTTCCCTTGCTCGGTGGTGGGCATGCATAATTATTTTCCATTGCAATGGCAAAGAAGTATGATCTGTGACCGTCTTCTCAGCTTTTGTTAAGGTCAAGTACTCATGAATTCTGACCTTTGAAAGGCTATTTATAGGCGTGGAGGCAAAAGACAACTCATACTGAAAAAGCAAAAAAGTTTTGATTTGGCAAGCTTATCCGAGATGGTTTCGGCACTGTTTCTCTGGAAGTATCTTTATGCACTTGTCCAATAAGATATGTAATTTACACTGTAGGGATTGCCCATATGTTCGACACCTTCAAGACCCTGTTCTTTTTGTTCTGATTTTTCTTTACTTCTAATAGAAATAGCATACTAGTACAAGCTTGGTTATCCTGCAATAGTCATATTGAGACACAACTGGGCAAGTAAATATTCATCCTTTATGATTTAGAAGTACTACTTTATTTTAGCTTTTAGTTTCTTTGAGTTTTATCTTAGTCCAAATTGAGGATTGAGTAAGACAAACAAATAGAGATTGAGTAAATGGAACCTTGGAACCTTCGAAAAATCATCAACTCAACATTATTGTTGATAAACTCAGAACCCTGCTCCTTGGACGTGAACCTAGCGTCCTCTGCTGTCATCTATTTTGGATGTACAAAGGAAACATAGGAAGATTTACTTGCACAGCATAACATTAAGGAAGTTCTCCTCTTAGTGAAACACGTGCCGATGCATGtatgtgaaaaaaaaaacattaaggAAGTTCTGAACTTAAGATTATGATTATGTTTCAGTAAAGAGTGTCAGGACTTGTATAGCACAAGTACACAGCTTCAACTTTCTAGCCACCATGACAAGGATTGTGGTAACAAGTGAActtttttttatacttttagCATTTATGTAAGCTACTATAAATTAAATTGTAAACAAGACGTGGAAATTTCCTAAAAATGATAGAGCCAAAACTTTTGTAGGGAAAGATCGAAATAACATTCAGTCCATAGTTGTTTATCTTATCCCAATATCATTACACTATACCATGTGACATAGTAGTGTGTCATGGCATCAGCTACCCTATGAGTAATTAAACCATCAGGGGTAGAACCAGCTCAAAAAAACTGAAGTAACGAGCCCTGGCATAGTAGCTTTTTTCGAAAATGCTACTTCTTGTGCGTCCGATGGACCGCACGACGGTTTTTCCACCCCACCGCTTGCTCCCGCCCGCATGTATATTAAAAAAAGTCCCTTAGCGTCCTCATCTCCATCCTTACCCTTCTACGCTTCTCATCCCCTGCCACAGCGCACCAACGCCCGACGTCCTCCCCCACCCTGACGTCCTCACCGGGAGCCCCAAATGCCCAAAGATCCGGCGACCCTCTCCCGCATCCCAGCGAGATCCACTCGGCTCCAGCGAGATCTATGGAGGTGGCGCGACGGTATTGCCGAGGAGTGGACGGCTCTCCCCCACCTCGGCGCGGCGCCCTCGCCACCCCGGCGACCGAGCTCCCTCCACCCTGGGGGCCATGGCGCTCCCCGTCCCCAATCCCCCACTGTCGCCGCCGAGCCAAGCTGGGTGCCGGTGGCGCTGGTGTTGAGTGGTGCTCGTGCACAGCCGCTCGCCGCCAGCTCCCACCCAGTTAGTCGGAATCAAACGGCCCAGACCTCTCTCCCCCTATGatgcaaatatatgtttcaattgtttcagacgtttcagatgcatgttgcaattgtttcatatgaatgttgcaaaagtagatcggggatgttgcacatgttgcaagcgtttcagAGACATGTTGCAAGTATTTATTCAAACCGTTTCATCcgttttcatacgtatgttgcaagcgttttgatatggatgttgtatatgttttcacacatacgttgcaatagtatgttccaaaatattttatttgtttcagtcttctgttgcagcaagtgttttcacgttgcaagtgttctatctagatgttgcatatatttcatacatattttacaAGTGTATATTAGATATGGGCAGGTCAGGCGTCGGGACAGACTTGTCAGGCGTGCGGGCAGGCGTCCGATGGAATTCATCCCCATCGGACATCCGTGCGCTAGCATTTCCCCCTTTTTCTTTGATGCTGACCAACAGCCTGTTCGGTAGACcgtaaacgatcgtatacgatcgtggattataagttgaaatagtatttttctctcacaccaaaccagccagcagtaaataatccacgatctaGCCCAGCCAGCCGCTGCAAGACTGAAGTGATGAAAATCTATAAAAGAGCATTCAAAATTGAGCGAACCCGTGATGTGAAACATTAATACCGTGTAAATTGCCCAAGGAGCATTACGAAGTTCTGATTTTATTGCCTTCACCTACTTCCGAGCGCCTGAGGTTTCTGAATCCCAATTCCCAAATCAACACATTGGCTGCTCATCATTCTGCCTCCAAAATAGCTAAGAAAAAAAATCAGCGATTTTGCTTCATTATATGCAAAGTTGCCGAAAGGCGCGACCTCTGCTTAATCTCAAATCACATGTGGGAGCGGAGCGCCGCGTTACGCATACAAGGTGTTCATCACTAGCTCAATCCGCAGTCAGCAGTCAGCAGCAGAACAAGTTCGCCGCCACGGAAGCTGTAGCGTTGTAGAGCGATCGGATGCCGCGGCGACCGCCGCGCCTCATCCATCTCGTCTCCTTTTATCCTTCTTGTTTGAGTGCGGAGGCTTTGGGGATGGGGAAACGCGCGAGTGCTCTGGTCGGCGGCCATGGAGGCGGTCTGGCCTCAGACGAAGCGGGTTGGCGGGGACCGGAGCGGAGACGCTATGGTCGTGGTGAGATCGCCGGTCGCCGCGGCGGCGGGGTCGGCTGGTGGAGATGGAGCTCCTTGACTGATCCATATTCCTCAATCGGACCGCACAGTTCGGATCTGACGGCTGCAGGTTGCCCTATTTTTCAAAAGAAAAGGTCGGTCCCTGCCTTCCTTTATATTccttccatcccaaattataagacatgtgACTTTTTTATCCTAAATTTGACCACTCTtgaagtcaaatttaagtcattcttaaagaacttttattaataaagcaagctacgataaaagaagtgatattgtacacaaatttttgaataagacgagtggtcaaacttggtgtaaaaaagtcaaacgtcttataatttgggatggaagaAGTACAACCTTTTGCATTAACCCCTAGAAAAAGGATCAACTCGCCGACAAGAGATTTTTATAATTGACATCACAATTTAGATTTTGATAATTGACATCACAATTCGCTAGCTTTGTAAAATTTGACAATCACAATgatatataggccccgttcgtttcgctgaaaaaaaaaagccgaaacactgttccggctgatttgttgtgagagaaaaacattgttccagctgaaaaaacaagctgaaaaggacggattataagataaatgAACACGGCCATAGGATCAACCTGAGGGTTATTGAAAGGCTCACGAATTAGATGAAGTTTAATGAAGCGAAACCGGTATGGGGATAACATGGATTATCCACAGTGGATAATGCCATTACCCAATCTATCGGCATGCGGCTTCCAGCGAATTATGTCGGCTAGCCTTATTTTGCAAGGGTTAGTCCAGCGCGGGACGTCTTCTGGCAGCGCAAACGAACCCTATGGCATAGCAATGACTGACAAGACGCGGAACATCATAGGCAACAACGGCACAAGCAATGACGATGACTTATCGACTGGTGGCTTTGTCAACGAGATGGGTGATGCGTGGTGTAGTGTGGCAACCATCTAATAGGGATGTGGAGCGCTAATGTGGCGGAGCGGTGTAGTGGTGTACAGCTACAACGAGGTAAGATATGGCAAAGACTTGTGGTGAAGTGTGATTGTTATCCCAATCCAACCGTCTGCTGCCTTTATTTGCTTtagctgttttctttttgttgctagtttgttgttttctattgTGGTGATCCTTTTGGGATCACTGTTGCTCTGTTGTTTTTCTTGTAGATAATCTCTTAGGGCTATTTGCTTGTAATTTCTACTATATCAATAGAAACAGATAGTGTCACCGTCAGTTCGTTCAATAAAAAAAATGTCATTACCAATTCATTATTTAACAGAGAAACGGCAAGATTTGGGTAAAAAATATTCCTTTCACGACCAACAAATGAACAAATACTTGCGTGAATATGAGCAGGCGCGATTACCTATACATTTCGGTTTATTCTAAAGCCTCCAACAGTAACAGAACTTTATACACCTTGTCGAGGAATGTAAATATACATACACTTGAGAGAATTAGACTCCGAGAACGAGAGGGTACCGAGGAATGACTTGTAATGAACTCTCATGTATACAGACTTCGCCAAGTTGCCACAACTGGACCAAGCTACCGTCCAGCTGCTTTCAGGAACTTGTCGTATGGGCTAGCAGGTGGCAGCCTGAACGAACAGTCAGATTCGCTGGATGCTGAATCGCAACGGCGCATGCGACCCTTCCTCAACTCTGGCTCAGATCGCAAAGAAGGCTGCAGCGCGTGACAAGTGAGGACAGTTAGCTAAGATCTGAATAATATTTTCCACAAGAAGGAAAAGATATGGAATCTGAATGAAACATCGTCGGTAGATTTCACAGACAAGACATACATACCTCATTCGTTTCGAGCCCATCCACACCGGCTGAACCATGCGAGTCAGTCCTCGAGTGCTTGAAGCTCAAGAGAACAGACATCTTCTGTTGTTTTTCCATGACCAGGGCTTCACACTGACTCTTCATTTGGTCGTATGGTACAGGGTTGGCGGAAACTGGAACATTAGCAACTTGCCTTGCAGTCTCATGAACCTGCATGGCAAACAGCACCACGTAAAAACATGATGGCACATGGTCTAAAGCTAATATAGGTGTGGAGGTCAGTAGATAAGGGCACATACAGATTCTATTAGTTGATTGACAGTTAGAACATCTGACGAGGCCATGGAACCTGATGTTTTCCTGTCAGATTGAGATCCACTATGCTCAAagaagatgtcgtcgtcgtccaGCTCAGAAGGAACAGTATCCTGTGGACAGGAGATGAGCAGACAAAAAGAACAGGTTACAACAGCAATACTGCAATTGTCAATACTAACATTGTAACACAGGATCAACTATTTTGTGAAGGATCAGTAGCTACCTCATCAAAACATTGTTCATCCTTTTCTGCATACACTAAACAAGAGTGTGGCGTCTCCATGAATAGTGGGGCACCAAGAGGAAATGAATCATCCAGAGAAAACTCTTGGAGAAGTTGTTCTTCTATCCCATTAAACTTCTGAAGATCACAGGTAAAGACAATCGGTTATCTATTATGTTATTGGTTCGagacaaataaataaaaaatactaACAAGAGCTAAACCCACACCTCTGGTAAATTTTCAAACTTCTCCTTAAAGTGGCACATCACGGTTTCTATTAGTTCCGTGTCATGCTTGTTTATGGCTGAAAGAAAGGCCAGTGCATCACTTTCATCTTCCTCAGAACCATAAACCATCTCACTGTTAGATGACTCTGCAGAGGTATTAACAAGTTGGCAGTCATCCATCAAGCAAAGATGAGGGTCACCCTGCAAAATCAACAAAAGCGTAAGTGCAAACTCGAACATTACTAGACAAACTGCGTCCACAGACAGGTGCACACAATGCTACAACGGTTAGCAAAGAAACATGGGAATCAACAAACCATTTTCTCTGGTGCTGCGGCTTTCACAAGAGGAATTATCTGGTGAAGATCAGCATTTTTTGCTGAAAAGATGAGCATCGCTGATGCCATCATATACAGACACCTTCTACGAGATGGCTGCAAATCACCTTTATTTACAGTGAAAAGGGTAAGTGAAATCAGCAGTAAACTTAGCTGCAATAGATATGATATTTGATATGGTAAAGTAAAATAAGAGAACAGCAGGTTATAAGTTCTTGAATCATCATTTACTTATGCTTTTTTCTCAAATACAcaggagagctgcatatcattgtattaagacATCATTTACTTGTGTAAAAGTGGAAAAGGGAACAAAGCAAAAAGTGAAGGAACATACTTTCATGGCTAAGAGACTTTCTCCTGAGAGAGAACGCCAACTGGAAACAGCGAACTAGTGCCACATGACTGGAGCTCTGCAACAAAAATTTCAGCGGTTACACAGGTCTAAAGAACATGATGATATTGCAGGACCCAATTAGACAGGAAATCTATAAGGGTACTTCATGCTCTCCACATAATAACATATGCAAAAGTGTCTATGCAATAAAAAAATGCCTAATGGAACAAAGGACAGCTTAACACAAACAGCGAGAATCTTTCTCTTTCTCTGCTCTGTAATTATTTAAGGGCTTCCTTCAGAACAAAACAGTAGCATCCAAGCTCACAGATCTTAGTTACATATGCTTGACATCATTACAAGAAACTAAGAACGAAATGGtttctttgaaaaaaaaaaattagaacGAAAAACTTAGAACAAAGTAGCATCTAAGCTAAAAAAATCCCAGACATGTGCGATTTGATAGGTTTGTGGTTTGCCTTGGCTATGGGATAGCAATAATAATGTATCTTGAACCTTGTcttacttttgattttgaacataaTAAAGCAATGCTGTAGGCAAGGCCCATTGCTTCAAAATTTGCAGGTGAGTTATCATTCAGAGATGCTTGACTCCAAATAGTTGAAAGGAGGAGAACAATCTGGTGGTTGTTCAACTTCATGAATTTTAGGTTCTGCATggatggaagaaaataagatgaAAAATCACCAGGGCACTTAAAAGCCCACAAAGCAAGAGAAGTACATATGGCGGCTGGATTTCATACTTCATCATTAAATGCATAATGCTCATTCAGACATGGGCTCCCTGGATACTTCCTTTTATCTGGTTCTGTCTGTGAGTATCCATTCTCAGCATCAACTATAGCTTCTGATTTGTTGTTTGCCTGCAAGGATGCTTGGATCTTGTTTTTGGTCCGTGTTTCATTGATTATGGCCTCGGAAGAGAAAGCTGAGAGAACCAACAAATGCAAGTTCTGCGAATCATCACCCTTCATTGGGATAGGAAAGCTCATGCCCGACCATGGACACAGCAATGAAGGTGCTACAATGGTGGATAGAACACGATGTGAACCAATCCTCGTCTTATTGTCTGGGTGCAACATTGCTAACAGAAGCTGGTGAAATAAAGCTTCAGGAAATGCCTGAGATATGCACAAGGAATATCCATTAATATTTTTAAAGCAGAAATTACTTCTCATGCAGTAGTTGGCATGCCAGGCACTTGCCTTCTGATGGTATGATGACTTGTAGACAGACGCTGCTATTTGTGATGTGCGATAAACAGATGAAATTGTTGTTCTTGCGATTGTAGCAGTATGAGAGAGATTCTCAAGCATTACCCCAACCATGTCAAGAATAGGACCAACATCCCCAACCTATGAAGTGATTTGAACAACTTAAAGATCTCAACGAGAGAAAGGTTTAGTTAGTAATAATGAACCAAAGTAATATGATAACCTTTTCTGTCAACTGCACTAGGCACTCCTCCAAGGCCACATAAAGTGCACTGTGCCACTTGTCATCATCAGCATGTGCATTAGATGCTTCAATAGCAAAATGCATACATTTGCGCAAGTGCTTTATTAAGTCACTGATTGCACTTGCTATTGTCACTGATGCCTTCAACTTTGCATGCCTTGCAAGATGTGAAGCAACTTTTACAATATTGATTTGCTTGACAGAATTCTTGGCAATACTTTTATGATCTATGTGCTTTATAGTGAAAGATAACAACAAATGACCATATTGCCCTGGCAATATAAGGGGGAAAAGGATGTTAATAGAGTATTCAATTTCTTTGCTGTTGAACGCTGGCAATTGAAAGGCATAATGAAATGGGGGAAAGGAGAAAAAGAAATTACATGGGTGAAAATTGCTGCACCTgatttgtccatcagtttctgcATTTCTTGCAGAACAGAAAGGGCAATCCCACTTTCAGGAGACCAATAGTCGTGGCTGTCAAAAAGGCGGAAAACAGGATCAAGAATACGCCGCACAGTTGTGGCCTCCTTGGCAATATTAGCCATATTTCGCAAGCAAACCCTTGCCCAGTGTGCTGGATTTTCAGATGCAGACTTGCTGACACATTAAGCCATTATAGCAGTGAAGAAAGATGCACAAGGCTCTAGAAATGGGGGCATTACACTGGCAGGAGGGCTCACATTGTATCAGATGCCACTTTGGCACTATTTTGTCCAGACACTGGTAACACAGCCAAGTTCCCATTAATGAccaaatcatcatcatcttgAAATCTGACAACCTCTTTTATTGAGAGTGTTTGATTAGCCTCATGACAGTTTATGATCACCGAGACAACCTGTGTTCAAGAATAATTCAGAATTTAGGCAAAGCGCTCCTAGTTTCAGCAATGCTGCTTGAATTTATAGTTGATAAAGTATTGTTTTTCAGCACCCATCAATTAAAATTAGTTCTGTACTCCTTTTATATATTAACTAGtctagatctacaattttcagaATTCTAGTAGTCTCTCTAATACAATGAAACGCAGCTCTCCtgcttttccaaaaaaaaaaaatctagtacAGAGTAAATGCGCTCATTCATATTTCGTTTCCAAGAtgcagataagaaagttcaagaACATCTGCTAGAAGTTATCCAGCTATCTTGTAGCAATATAAAAAGCACAGAAGAGATGACCATGAATAAATTAATTATGCACCTAGTAACAATATAAGAGTAACAAAGACTTACTTCATCAAGTTCCATTGAAATGTGTGAGTGGTCACCCATGTATTGGACCTGATTACAAGAGATGGCACGGTTAGATGGTGCACACAAGGCAAAAAGAATATTAGGCACAAGGCATACTGGGTAATTTAGACATGAAGAAGAATATTGACACGAGTAAATATAAGACGCGGGCTGTCAACGGAACAAAACAAAAGcaatgttttccttttatcctactTGATTATGCTATATTACTGTGATGATATGTTTTGCTAGAAAAAAGGATCCTGCAATGCAAAGCAACAAGGAAAACTAAATCTTAGAGACTAAATGTAATATACATATTGGACCTAAAAATCTTCAAATTATAACAATGTAGTCAACGCAATATATCTGCAATGAAGACCTTATACCATTCATAGGAACAATTTTGAAAATAAATGTCCTACCATAGAAGCAAGAGCCTGAAGAGCTGCAGATCGAAGACGGAGCCCTTCATCATCTTCCCTTAATTGTTGACCAATTTTGCAAAGTTTGGGTACGAGACCTTCCAAATTAAACATATGTGTGCTGTCAACCTACAAAACATATCATATCAAATTAAATTAAATATATGGGAACATCTACCAGTAAAAGTAAATTGTTGCAAGTTATGTAAACAACCTGGCCATTGAGGAAGTCAACAAGCATAAGACAACCCAGAACCTGTAGATCATCATGTGCTTTCATATCAAGAAGAGTGCAAATGGTGCTTAATGAGCTTGTGGCTAGCAATGGCCTGAGTTAGGAATAATTATGATAAGCACAGGAGCAAGGGGTGGTTATGAATGCATCATTGGCAGAACAGAACTTTAACG
Coding sequences within:
- the LOC136450868 gene encoding protein SEMI-ROLLED LEAF 2-like isoform X1, which encodes MGVMSQRVLPACSSLCYFCPSLRARSRQPVKRYKKIIADIYQLPPDGEPNDRRIGKLCDYVSRNPTRIPKITEYLEQRFYKDLRHENFTLAKVVPCIYRKLLCSCKELRPLLATSSLSTICTLLDMKAHDDLQVLGCLMLVDFLNGQVDSTHMFNLEGLVPKLCKIGQQLREDDEGLRLRSAALQALASMVQYMGDHSHISMELDEVVSVIINCHEANQTLSIKEVVRFQDDDDLVINGNLAVLPVSGQNSAKVASDTIKSASENPAHWARVCLRNMANIAKEATTVRRILDPVFRLFDSHDYWSPESGIALSVLQEMQKLMDKSGQYGHLLLSFTIKHIDHKSIAKNSVKQINIVKVASHLARHAKLKASVTIASAISDLIKHLRKCMHFAIEASNAHADDDKWHSALYVALEECLVQLTEKVGDVGPILDMVGVMLENLSHTATIARTTISSVYRTSQIAASVYKSSYHQKAFPEALFHQLLLAMLHPDNKTRIGSHRVLSTIVAPSLLCPWSGMSFPIPMKGDDSQNLHLLVLSAFSSEAIINETRTKNKIQASLQANNKSEAIVDAENGYSQTEPDKRKYPGSPCLNEHYAFNDENLKFMKLNNHQIVLLLSTIWSQASLNDNSPANFEAMGLAYSIALLCSKSKSSSHVALVRCFQLAFSLRRKSLSHESDLQPSRRRCLYMMASAMLIFSAKNADLHQIIPLVKAAAPEKMGDPHLCLMDDCQLVNTSAESSNSEMVYGSEEDESDALAFLSAINKHDTELIETVMCHFKEKFENLPEKFNGIEEQLLQEFSLDDSFPLGAPLFMETPHSCLVYAEKDEQCFDEDTVPSELDDDDIFFEHSGSQSDRKTSGSMASSDVLTVNQLIESVHETARQVANVPVSANPVPYDQMKSQCEALVMEKQQKMSVLLSFKHSRTDSHGSAGVDGLETNEPSLRSEPELRKGRMRRCDSASSESDCSFRLPPASPYDKFLKAAGR
- the LOC136450868 gene encoding protein SEMI-ROLLED LEAF 2-like isoform X2 codes for the protein MGVMSQRVLPACSSLCYFCPSLRARSRQPVKRYKKIIADIYQLPPDGEPNDRRIGKLCDYVSRNPTRIPKITEYLEQRFYKDLRHENFTLAKVVPCIYRKLLCSCKELRPLLATSSLSTICTLLDMKAHDDLQVLGCLMLVDFLNGQVDSTHMFNLEGLVPKLCKIGQQLREDDEGLRLRSAALQALASMVQYMGDHSHISMELDEVVSVIINCHEANQTLSIKEVVRFQDDDDLVINGNLAVLPVSGQNSAKVASDTIHDYWSPESGIALSVLQEMQKLMDKSGQYGHLLLSFTIKHIDHKSIAKNSVKQINIVKVASHLARHAKLKASVTIASAISDLIKHLRKCMHFAIEASNAHADDDKWHSALYVALEECLVQLTEKVGDVGPILDMVGVMLENLSHTATIARTTISSVYRTSQIAASVYKSSYHQKAFPEALFHQLLLAMLHPDNKTRIGSHRVLSTIVAPSLLCPWSGMSFPIPMKGDDSQNLHLLVLSAFSSEAIINETRTKNKIQASLQANNKSEAIVDAENGYSQTEPDKRKYPGSPCLNEHYAFNDENLKFMKLNNHQIVLLLSTIWSQASLNDNSPANFEAMGLAYSIALLCSKSKSSSHVALVRCFQLAFSLRRKSLSHESDLQPSRRRCLYMMASAMLIFSAKNADLHQIIPLVKAAAPEKMGDPHLCLMDDCQLVNTSAESSNSEMVYGSEEDESDALAFLSAINKHDTELIETVMCHFKEKFENLPEKFNGIEEQLLQEFSLDDSFPLGAPLFMETPHSCLVYAEKDEQCFDEDTVPSELDDDDIFFEHSGSQSDRKTSGSMASSDVLTVNQLIESVHETARQVANVPVSANPVPYDQMKSQCEALVMEKQQKMSVLLSFKHSRTDSHGSAGVDGLETNEPSLRSEPELRKGRMRRCDSASSESDCSFRLPPASPYDKFLKAAGR